One Acaryochloris thomasi RCC1774 genomic window, GGTGGGGTGCAACAGCCGGATCTTCTGTTGCGAGATTCTCGACACATTCAAAGAATCCAAACAAACCAATATTTTTGCCTTCCCGCTCAATCAATCGATCATTGACGGCTGCGACGATCCGACCAACGGGCTGCTGATCTTGGTAAGCGACAAACTGCTGCAGTCTGCCGTACTCAAAAAAAGGATTGCTGGGCTGAAACTGCTTTGCAACATCGGCACGAATTGGGGGAACCCAGTTGGGATCATCGGCGTAGACGCGAGCAGGCACATCTAAAAACTGCTCGAATTCAGCTGCTGTTGAAATAGGTTTCACGGAAATGCGAGGGGCTGATATCACCACCGGGGTCACCTTATTGTTCTGTCTACGCTCAGGATACAAGAAAGCTTTGAGCCAGTATCAGTTCCGCTGCCGCGTTACAGTTCACAACTAAAGTCCTTAAAAGCGCCACGGGGACTTTATATTGGCGGATATAGTCCCTATGAAAACGTCATGCGTCCTTATTCTCTGCTGTCGGCATTCTTACTAGGGGGAGCCGTCTTGATCACCCAGCCTACTGAGTTAGTCGCACGAGAAGAACGGGGTCCGCTAGAAGGCTCGGAGGTCAATCAAATTGCTAAAGCCTCTACTATTTTGTTGGAGGGGCAAAATCCTGGTTCTGGTGTGGTCGTGGGGCAAGAAGGGAGTACCTACTATGTGCTAACGGCTCAGCATGTGGTAGCTACAGAGGATGAATATGCGATCGTGACACCAGATGGTCAAACCTATCCCCTTGACTATGGAGCCATTCAAAAAATACCGGATGTTGATCTGGCTATTGTCCCATTCACGAGCGGCAAAGCCTATTCGGTGGCGAAATTAGGGAATTCAGACGACGTAACGGAGGGCGATCGCATCTTTATTGCCGGATGGCCTGCAGCAGGGCGAGCGATTCCCCATATCTATCAGCTCACCAGCGGTGAAGTTTCAGGCATTTCTCGGCGGCCCATTGCGGGTGGCTATGGGCTGGTATACACCAACGTCACCCGTGCGGGCATGAGTGGCGGTCCCGTTTTTAACAGTAGCGGTCAAGTCATTGGCATTCATGGACTGGCTGAAGGACGTCAAGTGGTACTACCGGGCTACGATGGCGACTCCAGCGTTATTAAAGCAGGATTTAATTTAGGCATTCCCATCAACACTTTTGTCCGGTTGGCGCAGCAGACCCGGTTAGCCCCTGCAGCAGGTTCCTCTTCGACTGCCCCTGTCGCTAGCCCATCCCCCGTACCGACGAGACCCACGCCATTGCCCACAGCGTCGCTCACTGAAACGACACCGCTTACGCAGGTGATTCAGGCTCCGGTTTTGCCTGCCAAGAAGCCGTCTAGGGTTGCCTTTGTGCAGCCCCCAAGACTCCTTAAGGCCACTACTAGCGATCGCATTGCCAGGAACTTAGGAGCAACCTATTCCCTAGTTATTGATTTACCGGCCACAGCCGCAGCACCGCTGCAGCAGGTTGATCTGATCCTGAAGCAGGGCGTCCAGTACCCACGGTTCAAGGCAAAGGGTATTGCCGCCTATGAAGGCTCCAAGCGACGTGGGCCAAAGCTGCCCTTAGGTTTGATCGTGAACGATCCACCCAGCCGTACCGTGACGATTGCTTTTGATCCGCCCGTCCAGCCAGGACGACAGTTCACGTTGGCCGTGCGCCCTGTGCGTAACCCCAGTGTCGGCACCTACCTGTTTGAGGTCAGAGGATTCCCAGAAGGTGAAGTGAAGGACAGCACGTATTTGGGGCTGGCTCGCCTTGATTTTGTGCGCAGTTCACCTGGGAAATAGTGCTGGCCCCTGATCGGGAAAGCTCAAAAAAGACATTAGGACTACAGAATGTACCCAATGAGTCCGATAACCTCGAGGCAAGTAATTAATTGTCAGTAAAAAATATCCTCTGATATCAAGGATGAGGATGCAATGTAAAGAACTCTCAGCCAGGTATGACTGATGTGTTCATAAAGCCATGACGATGTATATCGCCCATGTTTTTGCTAACCGATAAAATTGCTGTGGTCACAGGCGGGGCTTCTGGCATCGGAGAAGCGGTGGTACAGCGATTCCTGGCAGCAGGCGCGACTGTTTACTCCATCGATCGGGTCGATGCCGCTGTTGATGGCGCTAAGGCGCTGGTGGGCGATGTTTCTCAAGAAGCAGACATTGTGCGACTGCTAGAGACTGTGGCAGCGGCCTCTGGTCGCATCGACATCTTGATCAATAATGCAGGCGTACAGCCTCTGGGGATTCCGTTCTCTGAACTCACTGAGCAAACACTTCGTCTCACCTTTGAGGTCAACGTCAATGGCGTCGCTTTTGGTGTCAAACACGCGCCTAACTTTATGCCCGAAACCGGTGGTCGGATTATCAATACCTCATCCTTTGTTGGCCTAATTGGTATACCACTGGGTTCTGCCTACGCCGTCTCGAAGGCTGCGGTGGTGCAGATTACGAAATGTGCCGCTATTGAATTGGCGGTGAAAGGTATTACGGTAAATGCGATCGCACCTGGCACCGTCCTCACCCCAGCCGTGACCAATATCCCCGATAACCCCGAGATTCCGTTCGTCTCCCGCCGAACCCCCTTAGGGCGGCTGGCAAAGTCTGAAGAAATCGCTGCTGCTTTCCATTTTCTCGCCTCAGATGAAGCCGCCTATATTACCGGCGCAATTCTGCCCGTCGATGGTGGCATCACCGCCGGTTGGGAGAGCTATGACTTACCGCCTCCCGATCCACGGTTCACAACGTGACCTGCACTGCTGCAATCGCCAACAAGGAACGAGACAATTATGGTCAGTCGTATTCAACCTAAGCTGCACAGCATCGAAGCCATCAACGCCGCCATTCTTGAATCTGCGTCAACCGGCTTAGAAAACGCCTTTACGCTGCCCGCTAGCGCCTACACCTCGGCAGAATACTTTGAGTACGAACTCGAAACGATCTTTAAACAGGAATGGCTCTGCATCGCCCATGTTTCCCAGATCCCAAAACTGGGAAATTATCTCAGCCTTGATGTGCTCGGTGAGCCAGTGATGGTCGTGCGGGCTAAAGATAACGTAGTTCGTGTCCTGTCTCGCGTCTGCCCCCATCGAGCTATGGACATTATGCCGCAGGGGTTTGGCTACGACGAGCGAGGTAAGGTCCGAGGCTTCATGTGCCCCTACCATAGCTGGACCTTTGACCTGAGCGGACAGCTCAAGGGCGCACCCGCGATGCAGAAGACCTGTGATTTCAGCCTCAAAGATCACAGCCTGATTGAGTTTCGCAGCGAAATCTGGGAAGGCTTTATCTTCATGACCTTCAACTCTGAGGCTGAACCCGTTGCCACTCAGCTTGCCGACTTGCACACCCAGATTTCCCCCTGGAACATGGCGAGCATGGACATTGTCGCCGAGCTGGAATGGGACCTCGACGTGAACTGGAAGAACATGATCGAGAACTGGATGGAGCCTTACCATCACATGGGAATTCATGTCAAAACGCTGCAGACTATGATGCCCGCTACTGGCTGCTGGACCGATGAGTATCATCCCCACTACACAAGGGCACATCTGCCCTATCGGCAAAGCCTCATCGACTCAATCAAGGAAGCTGAGGCCAAGGGAGAACACTACGGCACCTTCCCTCCGATTCCAAACCTGCCAGAGGCGTACAGGTACGAGTGGACTGTGCACGTGGGTTATCCAGACTACCTGATGCTCACAGGGCCGAACTGCGCACTCTGGTATCGTATGCTGCCGATCAGCGCCGAGAAAATTCATCTCGTCACCACAATTTTGGTCACGAAGGAGGCCCAGGCCCACCCCGATTTCGAGCAGCATCTGGCTGAAGAGACGCAGGCTCTGAAGGACTTTCATTGCGAAGATATTGAGGTTTGCACTGCGGTTCAGCGAGGGTTTAACTCCATCGCCTTCCAGCATGGGCGGATGAGCTACCTAGAAAAGCCGGTCTACCAAATTCAGTGCTATCTCGCCGACCGCATCCGGGCCACCGGAAACGTTCCCGCCGTATTTCTGGAGGCTTTAGCGTGAGCAAACGGACGGTTGTATACGTCATGCCACTACCACCCGGCTTGCATCCGGGCATGGATACGGTCGCCCACGGAATTGCTCATGGGTTGGAAGGGACTGACACCGTACTGCGTATTCTCCCGGCAGATCTACGCAATCCACACTATGCGGTTGAACAAAGTCAGGCAATCATTGCTGCGACGGAGGCTAAGGTTGATGGTATTTGCCTCTTCACTCTCGACGAACAGGAGCCAGCGCCCGCAGTTTGGCGAGCGATTGGGAAGAATATTCCGGTGATTGCACTGCACAAACCCGCCTTTCCGGTGACTGCAACTGTCGCTGTTCCAAATTTCTATCATGGATTGTTTCTCACCCAGTTTCTCGCCCGGAGCGTTCACGAAAATGCTCGTGTCGCTATTATTGGTGGTCCTCCGATCTTGGATGATCAGGAATTGGTTGAAGGACTCATCGAAGGGGCCCAGCGCTGCAAATTCGAGCTTTTGAACAATCCCCACGATCTCGCTTGTCGAAATGTATCTGACGTTGCGGGTGCTGGTGCGGGTACCGCTCGCCATGTTCTTGATACTTACGCCGATCTTGAGGCCTTAATTGTTTTCAATGACGAGACGCTACTGGATGTGTTGCCAGTCCTCAAAGAACGAGGGCTGTTGGGCAAACTCCCGGTCATTTCGCGCAATGGCAGTCCAGCGGCGGTCGAAGCGGTGCGGCGGGGGGATTCGCTCGCGACATATGACTATGGACTCACTGAAATGGGCATTGCAGCGGGCGAGATTTTTACGGATATTTTTCTGAAGGATGTTGATCCAGAAGATATCGTCGTGTGTCCCACCTATGGGCGAATCATTAACGAAGAGACTGCAGAAACTTATATCCCCTGGAGTGAGAGAGCTCCTGAGATCGCACTCGTGACTGGTCTAGGCTCATAGAGATAAGCCTTGCCCAGACCGTCAAGTCTTCGCTGGGTTTGGCAACGAGGGCTGCAGTCCGAGCGCTAGAACAGTCTTGCTTTCTCTTTGTCGAGTACCCACAGCGTATCCCAATCATGGAGATAGTAGAGGGCAAAACAGGCGGCAAGCATGGGCCAAGCGGCAAAGAAGAGTAGGTTGGTGTCTTCGTAGGGAGCTAAGTACTTCTTGTAGGCTGATAGCGTCGAAACCGCATGGAGGAATAAAACAATGGGATAGGTAATCCGTTTTCTAAAGCCAAGAACAAATCCAACAATGATGACAAGTTGCAGCACGCCGATAATATAAACCGGAATATTACCGAGACCACTAATAAAGTAAAAAGTCTCGAAAACGGCTGCTGCGTGAGTGGGGTTGA contains:
- a CDS encoding substrate-binding domain-containing protein, which translates into the protein MSKRTVVYVMPLPPGLHPGMDTVAHGIAHGLEGTDTVLRILPADLRNPHYAVEQSQAIIAATEAKVDGICLFTLDEQEPAPAVWRAIGKNIPVIALHKPAFPVTATVAVPNFYHGLFLTQFLARSVHENARVAIIGGPPILDDQELVEGLIEGAQRCKFELLNNPHDLACRNVSDVAGAGAGTARHVLDTYADLEALIVFNDETLLDVLPVLKERGLLGKLPVISRNGSPAAVEAVRRGDSLATYDYGLTEMGIAAGEIFTDIFLKDVDPEDIVVCPTYGRIINEETAETYIPWSERAPEIALVTGLGS
- a CDS encoding SDR family NAD(P)-dependent oxidoreductase, which produces MFLLTDKIAVVTGGASGIGEAVVQRFLAAGATVYSIDRVDAAVDGAKALVGDVSQEADIVRLLETVAAASGRIDILINNAGVQPLGIPFSELTEQTLRLTFEVNVNGVAFGVKHAPNFMPETGGRIINTSSFVGLIGIPLGSAYAVSKAAVVQITKCAAIELAVKGITVNAIAPGTVLTPAVTNIPDNPEIPFVSRRTPLGRLAKSEEIAAAFHFLASDEAAYITGAILPVDGGITAGWESYDLPPPDPRFTT
- a CDS encoding aromatic ring-hydroxylating oxygenase subunit alpha; amino-acid sequence: MVSRIQPKLHSIEAINAAILESASTGLENAFTLPASAYTSAEYFEYELETIFKQEWLCIAHVSQIPKLGNYLSLDVLGEPVMVVRAKDNVVRVLSRVCPHRAMDIMPQGFGYDERGKVRGFMCPYHSWTFDLSGQLKGAPAMQKTCDFSLKDHSLIEFRSEIWEGFIFMTFNSEAEPVATQLADLHTQISPWNMASMDIVAELEWDLDVNWKNMIENWMEPYHHMGIHVKTLQTMMPATGCWTDEYHPHYTRAHLPYRQSLIDSIKEAEAKGEHYGTFPPIPNLPEAYRYEWTVHVGYPDYLMLTGPNCALWYRMLPISAEKIHLVTTILVTKEAQAHPDFEQHLAEETQALKDFHCEDIEVCTAVQRGFNSIAFQHGRMSYLEKPVYQIQCYLADRIRATGNVPAVFLEALA
- a CDS encoding DUF2808 domain-containing protein; the encoded protein is MRPYSLLSAFLLGGAVLITQPTELVAREERGPLEGSEVNQIAKASTILLEGQNPGSGVVVGQEGSTYYVLTAQHVVATEDEYAIVTPDGQTYPLDYGAIQKIPDVDLAIVPFTSGKAYSVAKLGNSDDVTEGDRIFIAGWPAAGRAIPHIYQLTSGEVSGISRRPIAGGYGLVYTNVTRAGMSGGPVFNSSGQVIGIHGLAEGRQVVLPGYDGDSSVIKAGFNLGIPINTFVRLAQQTRLAPAAGSSSTAPVASPSPVPTRPTPLPTASLTETTPLTQVIQAPVLPAKKPSRVAFVQPPRLLKATTSDRIARNLGATYSLVIDLPATAAAPLQQVDLILKQGVQYPRFKAKGIAAYEGSKRRGPKLPLGLIVNDPPSRTVTIAFDPPVQPGRQFTLAVRPVRNPSVGTYLFEVRGFPEGEVKDSTYLGLARLDFVRSSPGK